In Monodelphis domestica isolate mMonDom1 chromosome 3, mMonDom1.pri, whole genome shotgun sequence, the following proteins share a genomic window:
- the PTBP1 gene encoding polypyrimidine tract-binding protein 1 isoform X4, with protein MLKGKNQAFLEMNTEEASNTMVSYYTTVTPVLRSQPIYIQFSNHKELKTDNSPNQARAQAALQAVNSVQSGNLALSASAAAADAGMAVAGQSPVLRIIVENLFYPVTLDVLHQIFSKFGTVLKIITFTKNNQFQALLQYSDPVSAQHAKLSLDGQNIYNACCTLRIDFSKLTSLNVKYNNDKSRDYTRPDLPSGDSQPSLDQTMAAAFGAPGIISASPYAGAGFPPTFAIPQAAGLSVPNVHGALAPLAIPSAAAAAAAAGRIAIPGLTGAGNSVLLVSNLNPERVTPQCLFILFGVYGDVQRVKILFNKKENALVQMADGNQAQLAMSHLNGQKLHGKPIRITLSKHQTVQLPREGQEDQGLTKDYGNSPLHRFKKPGSKNFQNIFPPSATLHLSNIPPSISEEDLKMLFSSNGGMVKGFKFFQKDRKMALIQMGSVEEAIQSLIDLHNHDLGENHHLRVSFSKSTI; from the exons GCTTTCCTTGAAATGAACACAGAAGAGGCATCAAACACTATGGTAAGTTACTATACCACAGTGACTCCTGTCCTCCGAAGCCAGCCTATCTACATTCAGTTCTCAAACCACAAGGAACTCAAAACAGACAACTCTCCAAACCAAGCA CGTGCCCAGGCAGCACTTCAAGCTGTAAACTCCGTTCAATCAGGAAATCTAGCCCTTTCTGCCTCTGCTGCAGCAGCTGATGCAGGAATGGCAGTGGCTGGCCAGAGTCCAGTTTTGAGGATCATCGTAGAAAATCTCTTTTACCCAGTCACTTTGGATGTACTGCACCAG ATTTTCTCCAAGTTTGGCACAGTACTGAAAATAATAACCTTCACCAAGAACAACCAGTTCCAGGCTCTGTTACAATATTCTGACCCTGTGAGTGCCCAGCATGCTAAGTTG tcTCTTGATGGGCAGAATATCTACAATGCCTGTTGTACACTGCGCATTGACTTTTCTAAACTCACCAGCCTCAATGTGAAATACAACAATGATAAAAGCAGAGACTATACTCGCCCAGATCTGCCCTCTGGTGACAGCCAGCCTTCCCTTGATCAGACTATGGCAGCAGCCTTTG GTGCACCTGGTATAATCTCTGCCTCTCCATACGCAGGAGCTGGTTTCCCTCCCACCTTTGCAATTCCTCAAGCTGCAG GACTCTCCGTTCCAAATGTTCATGGAGCCCTTGCTCCTCTGGCTATTCCATCAGCAGCAGCTGCTGCGGCTGCAGCCGGGCGGATTGCCATTCCTGGTCTCACAGGGGCAGGGAATTCTGTCTTGCTGGTTAGCAACTTGAACCCAGAG AGAGTTACACCCCAATGCCTCTTTATTCTTTTCG GCGTTTATGGTGATGTCCAGCGAGTGAAGATCTTATTCAATAAGAAAGAGAATGCCTTGGTTCAGATGGCAGATGGAAACCAGGCCCAACTTG CCATGAGCCATCTAAATGGACAGAAACTTCATGGGAAGCCAATCAGAATCACTCTTTCCAAGCACCAGACAGTTCAGCTTCCTCGTGAAGGACAAGAGGACCAAGGCTTGACTAAAGACTATGGAAATTCACCCCTTCATCGTTTCAAGAAACCAGGATCCAAAAACTTTCAAAATATCTTCCCTCCATCTGCTACCCTGCACCTTTCTAATATACC GCCTTCTATATCTGAAGAAGACCTTAAGATGTTGTTCTCAAGCAATGGAGGAATGGTCAAAGGATTCAAGTTCTTCCA AAAGGACCGGAAGATGGCTCTGATCCAGATGGGCTCAGTGGAAGAAGCCATTCAATCCCTTATTGACCTTCATAACCATGACCTTGGAGAGAACCACCACCTTCGGGTGTCCTTCTCAAAGTCTACCATTTAA